Below is a window of Podospora pseudocomata strain CBS 415.72m chromosome 1 map unlocalized CBS415.72m_1.2, whole genome shotgun sequence DNA.
GAGGGGCCTGCCAAAATCCTTTAGCGCCACAGAAGCCTCTGGCCACTGGGAAGATCTCGGTGTGAGCACGGCAGGCTCCAGATTTCCAGAGGGTGAACTGAACAAGACGGGAAATTCCATGCCCATCCCAAGGCGGCACCCGTGTCTTGGTGTCCAGGTTCCTCCCTTCCAAGAATGTAGGTATCGGGGCTCTGTTGGGTAAAGACGGGCGATGTCTTGGTAGACACCACCATGATCACAGGTGGTTCTCTGTTGATATAATTAGGTCACATCCAGACCACTGTTGGGTGTCAGTTCGTGTGTTCTGGTTTGTTTCCTGAGGACGGTTCTGAGGTCACCATGGCCTCCGGGAACATGCCTGATGAAAACAGGGCATACCAAATCGAGGCCCCTTgcatcgtcttcttcgtcctaGCGCCAATCTTTGTCGGCGTTCGCCTTTGGGCGCGCATCAAGCTGAGAGGATGGTCTGGACTAGGCCTGGATGACTGGACTATTGTTGTTTCAACGGTATGCTAGACGCCACCCCTGATTTCAACTAGCAAGCTAACTGTTAAAGATATTCGCAACTGTCGTATCGGCATTGATGGTAGCATCATGTGCCCACGGCTTTGGTCAGCACATTGCCAACCTTACCAAGCCCAACAGGCTGATGACACTAAAAGTATAGGTCTTTTCTGTTCTTGTATGACCTCGTTAACCAACCTATCTAACCTCCCTCAGCTGTTCTACGTCGCTCAAGCATTTTACaagctcaccatcaacctcaccaaagcctcgattctcctcctctaccTCCGTATCTTCCCCAAACAATGGTTTCGCAAAACATGCCTTGTTCTTCTAGCCGTCATTCTTCTCTACATGGTCGGAACAACTGCCTCTTCGATATGGCAATGCAACCCGATTCCGAGAGCTTGGGATAAGTCCATCGCCGGCACCTGCATCAGCATCACGGCAAACTGGTACGCCAACGCCGCGTTCTCGATCACGACCGACCTGGTCATCCTCGGGCTGCCCATGCATTCGATCTACACCTCTCATCTGCCGACAAGCCAGAAGCTGGCATTGATGGGTGTTTTCGCGCTTGGTCTATTCACGACAATAACCTCGATTCTACGGATGACAACGCTCAATTTTTCGTCAACCAGCCCAGACATCACCTGTACGTATCTCTAACTTGTATCTGACCGAAACCATGAGCTGACTATTGTCAAAAAGTCGACATCGACTCTTCCATCTGGACCATGATCGAGCAAAACCTCGCTATCATCTGCGCCTGTCTTCCCGTCTGCCGGCTTCCCCTGTCATACATACTCCCCTCGTACTTTTCCACCTCTACCTCGCCATCATATTCGTCTTCGATGCCCGCCATCAAGATGAAGCCGAGGATACACATCGGTGGCTCGTCAAGCTCGACTCAGGAGTTCAACGGGCATATCTCGGATGCCGAGGGAGGTTATGAAAAGAGGAGATATGGACAATACGGGattgaaaagggggtgatTGAGACGTCTGTTGGGGTCGTCATGCCGCCTGCTACACCTGTTACTGCTGGCAGGCCGGATACGTCGGGGAGTAGGAGAACCAAGGCTGAGGAGTgggtgcagcagcagagaCGGGAACATGAAAACTTGGGTAGACAAAGCTTTC
It encodes the following:
- a CDS encoding uncharacterized protein (EggNog:ENOG503NY5D; COG:S), producing the protein MASGNMPDENRAYQIEAPCIVFFVLAPIFVGVRLWARIKLRGWSGLGLDDWTIVVSTIFATVVSALMVASCAHGFGQHIANLTKPNRLMTLKLFYVAQAFYKLTINLTKASILLLYLRIFPKQWFRKTCLVLLAVILLYMVGTTASSIWQCNPIPRAWDKSIAGTCISITANWYANAAFSITTDLVILGLPMHSIYTSHLPTSQKLALMGVFALGLFTTITSILRMTTLNFSSTSPDITFDIDSSIWTMIEQNLAIICACLPVCRLPLSYILPSYFSTSTSPSYSSSMPAIKMKPRIHIGGSSSSTQEFNGHISDAEGGYEKRRYGQYGIEKGVIETSVGVVMPPATPVTAGRPDTSGSRRTKAEEWVQQQRREHENLGRQSFHGSVLSAGRSGHSTGEEGDRQSEGAIRMVRNYGVLSDGREVEPHAQVR